A window from Candidatus Krumholzibacteriota bacterium encodes these proteins:
- a CDS encoding NAD(P)/FAD-dependent oxidoreductase: MNDIRVSIIGAGPAGIACAVQLKRYDIPFRIFERDRIGGLVRNANLVENYLGYPDGISGEALTDLFRRHLRENKINVINEKADSVAWGENGFLINTRDSEFSSDIVVAASGTKPKPAPVSVPERLEGRVYSEVYPLRDLKESRVAIAGAGDAAFDYALFLSARNDVTILNRSGIVKCLPLLEKRAKRNPRIKYLDNIRVSTVRSKENEILLDCIQAGRRCEISSDFLLFAVGREPETAFLSSISGRQKNELLEKKLLYIIGDAANSLYRQVSIASGEGIMTAMKIAKALEARKETNRNGEN; encoded by the coding sequence ATGAATGATATCCGGGTTTCCATAATCGGAGCCGGCCCCGCGGGAATAGCCTGCGCGGTGCAGCTTAAAAGGTATGACATTCCCTTCAGAATCTTCGAAAGAGACCGGATTGGGGGATTGGTCAGGAATGCTAATCTTGTTGAAAACTATTTGGGATACCCGGACGGTATATCCGGAGAAGCCCTTACAGATCTGTTTCGCAGGCACTTAAGAGAAAACAAGATCAATGTCATAAACGAGAAAGCTGATTCGGTCGCATGGGGAGAAAACGGATTTCTGATAAATACGCGGGATTCTGAATTTTCCAGCGATATTGTTGTAGCGGCATCAGGAACGAAACCTAAGCCGGCACCTGTTTCTGTTCCGGAGAGACTTGAGGGGAGAGTTTACAGTGAAGTATATCCGCTTCGGGATTTAAAAGAGAGCAGGGTGGCAATAGCGGGGGCGGGGGACGCGGCGTTTGACTACGCGCTCTTCCTCTCGGCGCGAAACGATGTTACCATACTGAACCGTTCTGGGATCGTAAAGTGTCTACCTCTGCTTGAGAAAAGAGCAAAGAGAAATCCTCGAATAAAATATCTCGACAACATAAGAGTTTCAACTGTCAGGAGTAAGGAGAATGAGATTCTGCTGGATTGCATTCAAGCCGGCAGGCGCTGTGAAATCAGCTCTGACTTCCTTCTGTTTGCCGTAGGGAGGGAGCCGGAAACGGCCTTCCTTTCCTCAATCTCCGGCAGGCAGAAGAATGAACTTCTCGAGAAAAAGCTTTTATACATTATCGGTGATGCCGCAAACTCTTTATACAGGCAGGTCTCCATCGCATCAGGAGAGGGAATAATGACTGCCATGAAGATAGCAAAAGCCCTTGAAGCCCGGAAAGAAACAAACAGAAACGGTGAAAACTGA
- a CDS encoding isochorismatase family protein has product MKRNNSGSKGNAITNYISQEELDILRRGREPSLMPEKTALIILDMQRFFLDPSSHAYIRDAGSIIPGLKRLVLEFRKNHLPVVVTRHLNTEENAGSMARWWNDMITEDNPMSRIIPEFRQPGTKQLVKTQYDAFLNTDLQNFLTEKGAKQIVIGGVMTHLCCETTARAAFTRGFDVFFLADGTATYSIELQRATLLNISHGFGCPVLVNEVLAVLMKDEKDRGSFQ; this is encoded by the coding sequence ATGAAAAGGAATAACTCCGGTTCGAAGGGAAACGCGATCACAAACTATATCTCACAAGAGGAGCTTGATATATTAAGGCGAGGAAGGGAGCCGTCCCTGATGCCGGAAAAGACAGCTCTCATTATTCTGGATATGCAGAGATTTTTTCTAGACCCCTCTTCCCATGCCTATATCCGGGATGCCGGCAGCATTATTCCGGGATTAAAAAGGCTGGTTCTGGAATTCCGGAAAAACCATCTTCCCGTTGTGGTGACAAGGCATCTCAATACTGAGGAAAACGCCGGCTCCATGGCGCGCTGGTGGAATGATATGATAACCGAAGATAATCCCATGAGCCGAATTATTCCTGAATTCCGCCAGCCCGGCACAAAACAGCTCGTAAAGACGCAATACGACGCCTTCCTGAATACAGATCTTCAAAACTTTCTCACAGAGAAAGGAGCGAAACAGATTGTCATTGGAGGAGTAATGACCCACCTCTGCTGCGAAACAACCGCGCGCGCCGCGTTCACCAGAGGGTTCGACGTGTTCTTTCTTGCAGACGGAACGGCTACATATTCCATAGAGCTCCAGAGGGCGACGCTTCTGAATATCTCTCATGGATTCGGCTGCCCCGTTCTGGTCAATGAGGTATTAGCCGTCCTTATGAAAGACGAGAAAGATCGGGGGAGTTTCCAATGA